Below is a genomic region from Drosophila kikkawai strain 14028-0561.14 chromosome X, DkikHiC1v2, whole genome shotgun sequence.
tTGATGGTGCTGGTGAACGCACTGAGTAACTGATTGGCATGCAGTCACTACCGGTATTGAGCGGAATAAgtgggttttttgttatttaaatatttaaaaaattatttttacttgtaattaataattaagactttcgtaaataaaaaaaaagacattttaagactaaaaaaatatatattttaatgtatataTCATTGAAAATGTTGTCATTAGTTCTTTATTTCCACAAACATATTTCCAACATTGTGCAATTAATACTGTTACATTTTTTACCGTTTTGTTTAAATCACAAAAAtcgtttacaaattaatttatgcaactaaattatttttaaggtaCTGGAAAAAGTGCAATAAGCTCCACCGGCTTTTCTTCACCCCACACACCGGCTGTCTGGCAGCACTCTCGGTGGGTTTTCTCTGTACGGCAACGCCACGAATAACAGCTGATTGCACCTTTTTGCCGCCGCCGCGCGCTCTCCCCAAAGCGTTGTGATgcaattttgttgtttttcaggCCTAAAAAGTGAAAGTTTTCACTGATAAGCCAACACGAATTCCAAAAACTGCCCAACGCTCTGACCACCAGTGCCCACAACCCGCATCCGCTGCGTGTTGTGCCAGAAATCACGACCACGAAACGGCCGCGCACATGGAGCAGGGCTGAAGTTGACCCGGGAATACAGTAACTGGACCAAGAGATAACAACGCCAAGCGCCGATGAATCGCACAAATCGGACTGGCGGCACAAATTGATTTCCGCCCACACTTCCATTTTCACATTTCCATTcccccaaaaaagaaaagccccGTCGAgtgttcaaaaaaaaaaaaaacaaaaacaaaaacaaaaaaccgataAGACGAGCTTTTGAGGATGCAGCGCCTCATGCCAGCGACCTGGACCAACGGGGGCCACTTGCTGCCCTTTCGCGTCTCCACCACCACAAAGGTGAGTTAGTTATTCGTTCAAAACACTTGATCCCACCTGACACTAATGGATTTTTCCCATTACTCTGAACGTACGTCGTCCTAAGCACTAGAGGCAAAGTGCCAAGTGCACTGTGTGCACTTCGATCTTAATGGCTATATATGTGCTCTAATCTCTAAATCCCCACCAGGTTGTCATATTCTCGCTGACGGCCGGCGTGGCTCTTATGGGAGTTTTATCCCGATTTCTAAGACGACGCAAGCCGCCGCGTCCGCCTCGCCGGGCGAGGAAATACACGGGCCGTCGAAACCGCAACAGCATGCGAAGTCCCAATGACCTGATATCCATAGCCGGGTCCAAGGCCTCGGCGAGATCGGGCAGTCCCGTTGGCTCCACAATTGCCTACTCCGATCGCCTGTCCATGGCCTCAGGATCAATTGGAGTTGGTGTGCTGGGCAACAGCCTTcttggtggcggcggcggcggtggacaGAATGCTGGGGTTCCCGGCGGGGGAACGATGGTGACGCAGCTTACAGCCCAACAGCTGGGAATGATGGGCATGGAAGCGTTGGATACAGTAATCAATTTCTGGGAGGATGCCCTGGCGGCGCACTATTCGCCCGGCGGAGTGCCCGCCCTGTTGACAACGGCAGAGGACTCGGAGTTCTGCCGGGAAATCCAGAATCTGCTGGAGATGGCGTACACGCTGCAGGAGCAGAGCGAGCTGCTCTTCCTCGACCAGCGTTCGGTGCTGTTCCGCGAGGAGCATTCTATAGACGAGGCCGAGGAGACGGGCGAGGCGGACGATGACCATCGGTCGCGCAAATCGGGCAGTATCCTCAGCCGCGCTGGCTCCGATCCGAATTTCGATTCAGCGGAGAGCTTCGCCTCGGCTCTCGACCAAGTGGCGGATCTGCGGGAGTTCGATGGCTTCATCGAGACCTCGTACGAGGAGTATCCACTGTTCCAGACGGCCCTGAAACACCATGACGAGTACACAGTGCCGTGTCGCACCATTCGAGCGGAATTGATGCACTGCAGCAGCGATACCGAGTATCTGGCCAAGCTGCATTGCGTCCGCTTGGCCTTCCAGTTTCTGTTCAAGGATCCGGCTGTCGGTCAATGGATCTGCGATGCTGGCCGACAGATACTCACCGATCTGCTGTGTCTCGGCGACAAGGACACCAAAGAGTTCCTGGTCGGCTATGAGGACATGGTGAACTTCCTGCGCGACAGCAACAACTGGCCGTGCATACAGCTGGAGCTGGAACAGCGCAATGTCAAGGCGATGACCTTCTACGACATTTGTCTGGACTTTATTATCTTGGATTCATTCAAGGATCTGGATGCCCCGCCGGCCAGTGTTACGGCGGTGGTGCAGAACCGCTGGCTGTCCAATGGATTCAAAGAGACGGTGAGTGACGCACGCTAGTCTCTCCTACCCGTGTACTCACTGGGCTCTCTGTACTTTCAGGCTCTTACCACGGCGGTGTGGTCGGTGCTGAAGGCAAAGAAGCGGATGCTCAAGTTCCCCAACGGCTTTATGTCGCACTTCTACGTGATATCCGAACAGATATCGCCGCTGATGGCCTGGGGCTTCTTTGGGCCCAACGAGAACCTGCGTGAGATTTGCCACTATTTCCGGGAGCAGTTGCTCGCCTTTCTGGCCGACATCTTTAGCTTCCAGAAGAGTCGCTTCACCACCATCGAGGACTTCTCGCAGGACGTGCTCCAGCACATGCAGTCGCGTGTGAACAATATTGGCGTGAAGTTTAGCCAGTAACCTGGTTCCctggttttatatatatatttttcttctaCCTGGACTACACCTACTCCCTTCTTTTCGGTTCGTTAGTTCGTTAGTTTCCCTAAGAAATGCTCTACAAAAAAGTTGACTAATTTTAAAGCCTCATCCCAGCATCCAAACATCATCATAGTTCTATGATTAAGCTGCATTTACACAAATcgccaaaaaacaacaactgtaAAATAAAGCGTCGAGCAATAATTAAAACCAACTGCGAAGTAATCATATTGGCAGAGAGGGTGAATGTGAATTCCTTacagcaataataataatgaagtttctaaagggaaattaaataatttgcctTGCAGGCTTTAAGCTTCGATAGAATATTCTTTGTTTTGGTcacaacttaaaaaaaaaagaacaaaaagattcttgaaaatctattaaaattaaaaaaaaaaacaaaaaactgatttattttcttacttttaCTATAAGAATGACAATCTATGTAGTTCCATGGCCGTTTCTCACGTAGGGAAACGCACTTTAGAGCCTTCtgactataaaataaacattaaaattgaactttttgattcgggttttatataaaacaacATCAAATATCGATACAGGAtcaatatatcaatattttcgggcaaattaatatttggGCTCTTTtggaaaatttcaaattaaaattcaatttatcgTTATTATATCgatttatgatatataattaatatataaaaatatatcgcaACGACAAATATCGATACAGGATCGGTCTTTCCTGGTTTGAACTATATTTGGGCTCTTttggaaaattcaaattaaaatgttcaataCATCAATCGATAAATATATCGGTATGATATCAAATTGCTGAACAATACATTTTTAACTGTGGCAATCTAACTCTGAAATctacaatattttctttagtaACATAAGAATAATTATAGTAGTTGTtagaaaaaaaccataaaccaCCCTGAgaactatttaaaaatgcacttagtttgttttttcatttgtaatttgatttttattcaaaCAATTTGCTTTCATTTGGTTGGTtgatttctttgttttttgctttCGCATGTGTTACTTGTGAGTGTTGGCTGTCAGCTTAAAAGAAGAGGCAGTTGTTGCGAGTTCTTTAGCTTAGGCtcaacattttattaaacattCTTATCTCGCCCAGGTCTTTGAATGCGAAACTCCAAACTAGAGTCTAGACTTTTAAACTAAATGTACAATCAAAATGAGTTATTTTCGTttagttttgttgttgctgttgtatAGCAAGCCCAAGGAAAACCAACGAAAGGTTTCGAAATCTTTACATTTAGGTTCTTTTAGTTGGCCTTTTGCATagatttcaaaaaaatatacgtAGATTTTGACTTGGCCTTAGGGACTGTAAAGTGTTGGCGGCAAACAAAGAGCACGACGAACCAAGTGTAAGTATATATCTATCTCTCAACTCTCCGATTCTCTCTTtatagtatatacatatgtcatatatatatctttttttcgTATATAAATCTAACTTTTCTTTAGTTTACGAAACTTACAAAACTAGTTTCAGGGATTAGAAGAGGGGGGCGTGTACCATAAATCTTAATCGTACAAGTGTCGGTAATTGATTTATCCATACGGTAGCTAGTCCTAATTAATCCGATTCGCGATCCGATGCTTATTGTTGCAAAAACTTCCCTCCGAATTAGTAGCACGTTTTGGTAAAAGGTAATTTCATCTTGCTTTTCGTAAATGGGGCTTCTTTTCTGGGCCGACCTTTAAGGTCTGCGCGTGGCTTGACTCGATCTCGATCTCGATCTCGCTCTCTCTGAATCTTAgttactaataaataaatgtttcttcagttttttgtatgtttttttctttctttttcgtatttttttatgttttgttttgttttgttttgtggttgATTCAATGTTTATTCATTCATCCTTTCTGCACTTAATGTCACGCTTACTTGCCATCTCTATCAGTTATTGAATTATGTTAGTTATTAtgctttgtatatataattaattgttGGTATAATGCAGTCTTTacggcaaaacaaaaaacagaattATGctatttgatttcttaatatttgttttcataGTTTATATGTATCATTTGCATCATTTTTCATTGTTCTCATTGTcattaaatacataataatcaaaaatatatctgtatactacgtacatatataattattaatatttagtttttgcttttttaaagtttatgaaACCAAATACACTTATTTAGTTAGGCCcttctgtctgtctgtctgttgttgatgttgtgtgttggtgttgaacaaaaaaaattgttgttgAAAGTTGGGGATTAAATTCATCAAGCAATTTACAATCGTACATCCTTCATCTGCTAAGCATTTTTGTATCTTTCCTCTTGTCCCCAATACATacaatacatatacatatacataaatttgttaataattactcaaagtgtatgtatgtacgttttgtattttaaattgttttcttttactttctttGAAGGCAGTTAGACTTGAGAGGGATCTCAAATACATATATCATTCCCAGTTGTATAAATTGTAATGCTTATAGAGTTGTATTTGTTGGTTTCTCCTTTGCTtgctttttgtatttttgttgtaatttttttttttaacagttATGTACAATCAATTATTCAATCATTTTGTAGTTTAAGCTTTTTAGTAAGCATGTTTTTGTCAGATTTGTTGTATCTTTAGATTGCTAATTATGCATTTTGGCTTACAAATTAGTATTCTGCAttgaatttgttgttgttttttttgttgttttgtttttgtttcttgttgTCTTAAATATAAGGCTTAGGCTCTCAGTTGCTACTTAATGATGCATATCAAGATGTTTTCAACACGTCCTCTCTTCCTTTTCGTCCTTTCACATTACATACACATTCCcatacacaaaaaatacatttcgGCACTTgctccttctctctctctttctctctttctatCTCTTTCTGGTCGTGTCTCTTTCTCATACTTTCCACTTGACATTACATATTTGATCCCTAAAGGcattttcaagttttttttacattcctagattttctttttggggtttttctttgcaaatcataaaaaatacacaaaaaaaaaagagtttgatatattttccttaCATATTTctcttttctatttttgattATGCATAAGTTTTGAACGATATGAaagttgttttgtttttacgTTTTAGCACAAAAGAAActagaaatattttgttattatgtatatgagtgtgtgtgtgtgtgaggcaATTAACGTTATAAGTTTGGAAAACATTAATTTGATGCACATttatgcatttaaataacatttgcaggcgtgtgttgtgtgtgtgtgtgtgtgtgtgtgtttcttaAAAGGGATTTGGATTTTGTTTGGAAGTACTATTTCAATGATTGTACAATTggctatatattttgttttttattttctttaagtgtGAAGAAGGCACGCCAAAGAattgcgatttattttttattttttacacacacagacagaaaTTTGGGTTTTAACGCTTTCTTCCATTCATCTCTTTCGATTTTATTGCTTGTTTGTTTCTGATGTACGACGTAATGCCTTaatattatgtatgtatgtacatatgtatgtaagtttgtgttgtgtgtgtgggtgtgtgtgtatgcataTGGTTTGCTTCgttaaattaactaaaaaaatatgtactgtatgtatattttacaattctttttctttaacAACAACACAGGAACAAGTTTGTAAATCTAAGCTTAAGTTCTTTTCTCATtctagttttttaaatatttaattttacagcaaaattaaaaaaaaaaaaagaaaaaaggataCATATACTTAAATATGTGTTTGTATATATCTGATAATAGTATTGGGTTACGAATTAACTTGCTTGTGTATTAAGAATAAGCACTTAgaatttagtttttgtttttcctttgccTAGTCATTCGCATTTGTTATCGTTATCGATGCCAAACTCTCCATCTATTTCGTCCTTTTCGCTTAATGTTTAGTGATTATAAATCTTCTCTCTTGTTTGCCTTCAATTTTTCTTTGTTGCAATGTATAAAgtataaatgtatgtatgtagtaaGCATAAATTATGACATAAttagttgctgttgttgtatttgttgttattggtttAAATGTGACCAGAtataggtgtgtgtgtgtattatattataacttaaagtgaacaaatcaaaaaaaaaaaaaaactaattatttaatttgtaatattattcGGTTATTATTCTACATTTGCTCCTCCAGTCTCctgataataattattatttttgcttgagaattttggttttgttgttttttggggGAAGAACTTTCTTGGTTTGAATCCAAAATTCAAACAAACTTGCACAAGCTTGAGCTTGGTTTATGCTATGATTTCCATTACAGTATTTCTCATTAGGCGGTGGTTTTTCTGCTCACATAAATTAACTATTTATaccatagaaaaaaaattaaaaaagaggaaaaaaaatatacaaaaaaaaaaaaaaatacattaaacaATCCGTAATATTTTGGTTACATGTTACGTAAAACCCTGGCAATACGTATTcataacgaaaaaaaaatatcgaaattatCGATGGTTTTACGGATAAACATCGATTTGTTACGttcagttacagttttacgtTAGGCTATAGTTTACGATTAATGGTAAGCTCTCTGGATACCATCatctggttctggttctggttgttgttgttggttgttggTTTTTGAGGTTGTTGATGGGTTCGATTTCTCAGGGGTCCGATATCATCGATGCTACACTATATGTATCTCTGCTAGTTTTGTTGCTTGCTGTGTGCTCTCTTAAAGTACCAGTGTTATTTAAACGTAAACCTAAAATGGGGAAAGAAGAAATGCAAATATAAGTGAGGGAgatcaataaagaaaaactaagaatataaatatatcgcAAGGTATTTCAATGtttcatcattatttatggaatttaatatattttgctttctataaataaaatgtatttgatttttattcaataTCTCAACGAATAATTAGTATTTTGAGCGATATCTCaccttataaattaaatatttttggttggTGGATGTTGTTTGCTTATGTTTTGTGTATGTTGCTTGCGTTGTTGCTTGCCTGCCAGGAAGAATTCCCTCTCGTCTTGCTTTGGGTGCTTCATATCTCGTCTTAGCCACTCTCCCACTTTGTGCTCCGTGCTGTCAATTCGTTCGTTTTTGTGTAAATGCAAcgaacacaacacacacacaaacacaaaggGATAATAAGAGTatccacaaacacacaaataaatcAACGAATGTAGCACTTGTTGTGTATGTGTTTTGCCTGCTCCttaagcaacaacagcaaaacccCATCAATACTGACAATCCAATTCGTtgctctcctcctcctcgatcAGGTCATCCACTTGAAAGTCGCTGGGCGAGAAGCTCCTTTGTTGCCCCAGCAGTTTTTGCTGcaactgctgttgctgcaacagtcgttgctgctgctgttgtcgcTGTTGTGCTTGCAAAAATCCGGCACTGCTCCCGCTGGCGACCAGACGGGAAGCGGCGGCGactgaggaggaggaggagctgctgctagGATTCAACGCTAGATTCATAGGCGTCTGGCCAGTGCCACGCATTCTGGCATTTGCCAGGGCGGCTGTCTTAAGTGGATTTCGCAGGTGGGtttgggcttgggcttggctTTGGGCTTGAGCTTGGGCTGATGTGGAGGCAACGTTGGAGAAGGAATTATTAGTGGATGCAGTTGAAGCTGCATTGTATCGCGGCCGCTTATTCTGAAGCTTGGTGGCCCAGCATTCGGTGGCCCTTCGACGGGCACTGGCACAAATATTGTCTGTCgtcgatgacgacgacgaagatgatgcagtagcagtagcagcagcagaggtTGAGGGTTTGCTAGCATTCAAGGCAGTGGCGGTGGTAGTGCTACCGTGGAACGGTATATGGCGTCGCTCCTCCTGCGTCTGCTGCATCATATTGCGGTAGCTCTCCAATTGCTTCGAC
It encodes:
- the Miga gene encoding mitoguardin, whose amino-acid sequence is MQRLMPATWTNGGHLLPFRVSTTTKVVIFSLTAGVALMGVLSRFLRRRKPPRPPRRARKYTGRRNRNSMRSPNDLISIAGSKASARSGSPVGSTIAYSDRLSMASGSIGVGVLGNSLLGGGGGGGQNAGVPGGGTMVTQLTAQQLGMMGMEALDTVINFWEDALAAHYSPGGVPALLTTAEDSEFCREIQNLLEMAYTLQEQSELLFLDQRSVLFREEHSIDEAEETGEADDDHRSRKSGSILSRAGSDPNFDSAESFASALDQVADLREFDGFIETSYEEYPLFQTALKHHDEYTVPCRTIRAELMHCSSDTEYLAKLHCVRLAFQFLFKDPAVGQWICDAGRQILTDLLCLGDKDTKEFLVGYEDMVNFLRDSNNWPCIQLELEQRNVKAMTFYDICLDFIILDSFKDLDAPPASVTAVVQNRWLSNGFKETALTTAVWSVLKAKKRMLKFPNGFMSHFYVISEQISPLMAWGFFGPNENLREICHYFREQLLAFLADIFSFQKSRFTTIEDFSQDVLQHMQSRVNNIGVKFSQ